ATGGCTAATTTCTTCTAGCAGCTTTAATCCCTCATAAATTGAAAAATTAAGGGGCTTTTTATTATATTTCTGCGCAATGAACTCAAACAGTAATAAGGCATGTTGATCCATATGCGACCAATCACTGTCTTGCTCAAGTAACTCTCTTGAGTAGTGTTTTGCTTGCTGCCAAATATCCAACTCTTGCTGTGACCAATCTGAAGAAGCTGAAACCAGCTCGCTTTGGGCATTGATTAGTGCCGGTTCAGCGGCCTTTTGCTTAGCAGCCCAGTATTTAGCTAGCAGCAAGCTAATTACCACCACCGCCACACTGGCACTCATTACCAAAGAAAGGAGTAATAAGTAGCCATATTTAAACGCTAAGCCCACACCAAAACCCATCATGATGAGCACGGGTAAAATGCTCACTAGTACTAAGCTGGCCCCTTTATCACCCGCTAACAAAGCGAGAGTGTGATATAAACGCTTAGTTTTTTTCATGAGGGTAGGCCTCTTTACCTTTGTTAAGAGCCGCTTTATAAAGGGCTTGCATGTTTTGCGCAGACACTGGCTCATTTTTACTTTTCTGATAAAAATAATAACTTGCGGCGCGGCCTAAACCATAAGTAGTGCCAAAACTCATGGCCGCCGCTGCTAGTGCACCCACAGTTTGGCCATAGCCTGGTATAATTTTAACCACTTGCCGACTGGCTAATTTGACAGAATATTGCCAAGCAAAACTGCTACCTAAGGTACTCAATAAACTGGTAAAGGCTTTTTTATCCCATTGCACGCCATATTGGTTCGCTAAGCTGTGCAGCATTTTTGCTTGTACCCCTGGCACTGAGACTAAGCCCATCACCGGAATAAGATCGCAGGCCGCAGCGCTACCGGCATACCACAGCACTTCTTTTTCTACCGATTTAAAGTTTTGCTCTTCTCTATCACTATGCTCATTTTTTTGCGCCAGTAAGCCGATTACAGGTAATAAATCTGCAAGGGCATTAAGCAGTGGCTCAAAATGGTAAATGTCACCTTCTGGTGGAAAAAAATCTACGGCTACCGAGCGTATATTAGGCCCCCAAATTGCGGTTACTTTTTGCTCGTTAGCATATATCGCCTGCTCCCGATCTTTAGTGTCCAAGCTCAGCACAGCCGTGTGTACTAATAATAAGTGTTTAATATTGGACTGTTTACGAATCTTCTTTAAGGCCAACTCGAGTGCCGATTGTTCTTGTTCCTCCGCTTTCATTAATACCACCAAGCCATGCCCTACTTTCGCCAACTCTGCTAAGTCGGCACTGGGATCATAATCTGCTTCGCCTAAACCTCGAGTATCTAAAAAGCGGATTAAAGGTAAGTCATCAGGAAAGTCATAATGCATAGCGGTCAGCGTACAAGGTTGAAAACCGTTACCAATTTCAATGGCAGAATTACCGGTGAGTGTTTGCAGCAAACTCGACT
This genomic window from Oceanisphaera avium contains:
- a CDS encoding YcjF family protein, with the protein product MAKFNLDKIKAFINPSKNPDLTPLESFQRQHLPTLWLLGKTGAGKSSLLQTLTGNSAIEIGNGFQPCTLTAMHYDFPDDLPLIRFLDTRGLGEADYDPSADLAELAKVGHGLVVLMKAEEQEQSALELALKKIRKQSNIKHLLLVHTAVLSLDTKDREQAIYANEQKVTAIWGPNIRSVAVDFFPPEGDIYHFEPLLNALADLLPVIGLLAQKNEHSDREEQNFKSVEKEVLWYAGSAAACDLIPVMGLVSVPGVQAKMLHSLANQYGVQWDKKAFTSLLSTLGSSFAWQYSVKLASRQVVKIIPGYGQTVGALAAAAMSFGTTYGLGRAASYYFYQKSKNEPVSAQNMQALYKAALNKGKEAYPHEKN